The following proteins come from a genomic window of Brevibacillus antibioticus:
- the glf gene encoding UDP-galactopyranose mutase produces the protein MKVDWLIVGAGFTGATLAERIANELDQKVLVVEGRNHIGGNAYDCYDEQGVLIHKYGSHTFHTNSKLVWDYLSRFTQWRPYFHEVRAYVDGIKIPLPFNLNALSALFSPQYAQKLESLLIRQYGYGAKIPILKLRESAHEELGFLAEFIYQKVFHRYTIKQWDLKPEELDPSVSARVPVYVSRDNRFFQDAYQGIPLHGFTAMFHRMLDHSNIKVLLNTDYQEIADEFRYKRMIYTGPIDSFFGYKHGRLPYRSLRFHFETHQKAWYQEVGTVNYPNEYDFTRILEQKHLTGQVVPHTTISFVYPQPYSPGENEPYYPIPRKENSQRYSLYKQEAEQIRDQVLFAGRLADYQYYNMDQAVARALTLFKQIVSE, from the coding sequence ATGAAGGTGGATTGGCTGATTGTCGGAGCTGGATTCACGGGTGCTACACTCGCAGAGCGGATTGCCAATGAGCTCGATCAGAAAGTGTTGGTGGTAGAGGGGCGCAATCATATCGGAGGAAATGCCTATGATTGCTATGATGAGCAGGGGGTACTGATTCACAAATACGGTTCGCACACCTTTCATACGAATTCCAAGCTGGTCTGGGACTATTTATCGCGTTTTACCCAGTGGCGGCCGTACTTCCATGAGGTGCGTGCCTATGTCGATGGCATAAAAATACCGTTGCCTTTCAATTTAAATGCATTGTCCGCATTGTTTTCTCCGCAATATGCTCAGAAACTGGAGAGCTTGCTGATCCGTCAATATGGATACGGGGCGAAGATTCCAATTCTGAAGCTTCGGGAAAGTGCTCATGAAGAGCTTGGCTTTTTGGCTGAGTTCATTTATCAAAAAGTATTTCATCGGTATACGATCAAGCAATGGGATTTGAAGCCGGAGGAGCTGGATCCGTCTGTTTCGGCAAGGGTTCCTGTGTATGTCAGCAGGGACAATCGGTTTTTTCAGGACGCGTATCAGGGAATTCCGTTGCATGGCTTTACAGCAATGTTCCATCGCATGCTCGACCATTCGAATATAAAGGTGCTCCTCAATACGGACTATCAAGAAATCGCGGATGAATTTAGGTATAAACGTATGATTTACACCGGCCCGATCGATTCCTTTTTTGGCTATAAGCATGGGCGATTGCCTTATCGAAGCCTGCGCTTTCATTTTGAAACGCATCAAAAGGCATGGTATCAAGAAGTGGGGACTGTCAATTATCCCAATGAGTATGATTTCACCAGAATCCTCGAACAAAAGCACCTCACAGGTCAAGTCGTTCCTCACACAACCATATCCTTCGTATATCCACAGCCGTATTCACCTGGCGAAAACGAGCCGTATTATCCAATTCCCCGCAAGGAAAACAGTCAACGGTACAGCCTCTATAAACAAGAAGCGGAGCAAATACGCGATCAAGTGCTTTTTGCGGGCAGACTTGCGGATTATCAATACTACAACATGGATCAAGCGGTGGCGCGGGCATTGACCTTGTTTAAGCAGATTGTCTCAGAATAG
- a CDS encoding phospho-sugar mutase, with protein sequence MNANWHEHYTRWNECESLDPELRQQLTTMHADEKQLADCFSAPIAFGTGGMRGVMEPGINRINLYTIRKASAGLARYLLETYPDLAVKKVIIAYDSRKHSLLFAKETAKVLGQYGITTCIFKQLTPTPLLSFAVRHFSACAGIVITASHNPPEYNGYKIYGADGGQITLATAERLMDHIVAAGNELEITPADEQELYKNGLLHYIDDSLLHAYLEKVKQLRVHLDLSPAIREQVKIVFTPLHGTTHDSITRGLKLFGYTQVSVVLEQAIPDPNFSTVASPNPEEPEAFRLAISSAKQMDADIIMGTDPDGDRLGVLVKNQAGDYSVLTGNQLGAMLLHYLLETKQKKGELPTNGLVLKTIVTSEMGRAIAADFGVSTEDTLTGFKYIGEKIEAYKKSGAYVFQFGYEESYGYLIGDFVRDKDAVQTALLIADMCAYYKSQHKSLADTLNELFNRYGHYAEELISFTCKGGDGMQKISATMLSLRSQPPAQIASHPILAIEDYTSGIRTDCQTGTTTPLTLPASDTIKYFFHDHSWFCVRPSGTEPKIKIYLGVKGTNSQDSQEKLFTLKQAVLQLLDF encoded by the coding sequence ATGAATGCAAACTGGCACGAACACTACACACGCTGGAACGAGTGTGAATCCCTCGATCCAGAGCTTCGTCAGCAGTTAACCACCATGCACGCTGATGAAAAGCAGCTTGCGGATTGCTTCTCTGCCCCGATTGCATTTGGAACCGGAGGGATGCGCGGGGTCATGGAGCCGGGAATAAACCGCATCAACCTTTACACGATTCGCAAAGCAAGCGCAGGGCTGGCTCGTTATTTACTCGAAACATATCCGGATCTGGCCGTCAAAAAAGTCATCATTGCCTATGATTCACGGAAACACTCACTGTTGTTTGCCAAGGAAACCGCCAAAGTTCTCGGTCAGTACGGGATTACTACATGTATATTCAAACAGCTGACTCCTACCCCTCTGCTTTCCTTTGCTGTGCGCCATTTTTCCGCGTGTGCTGGCATTGTCATTACAGCAAGCCATAATCCGCCCGAATATAACGGCTACAAAATTTATGGCGCAGACGGAGGACAAATTACGCTCGCGACAGCCGAACGACTGATGGACCATATCGTTGCAGCCGGAAATGAACTCGAAATCACTCCAGCAGATGAGCAAGAGCTGTACAAAAATGGACTGCTCCACTACATTGACGATTCTCTCTTGCATGCGTATTTGGAAAAAGTAAAGCAATTGCGCGTCCATCTAGACTTATCTCCTGCGATCCGAGAGCAAGTGAAAATCGTCTTTACTCCCCTACACGGCACGACGCATGACTCCATCACACGGGGATTGAAATTGTTTGGGTATACACAAGTGAGTGTCGTTCTCGAGCAAGCTATCCCCGATCCTAACTTTTCGACCGTTGCCTCTCCTAATCCCGAAGAGCCTGAAGCCTTTCGATTAGCGATTTCATCCGCCAAACAAATGGATGCCGACATCATAATGGGGACGGACCCTGATGGAGATCGCCTCGGTGTGCTCGTCAAAAATCAGGCGGGAGACTACAGCGTCCTGACAGGGAATCAATTGGGAGCCATGCTTCTTCATTACCTGCTGGAAACCAAACAAAAAAAGGGGGAGCTCCCCACAAACGGCCTTGTCTTGAAAACAATCGTCACGTCCGAAATGGGCAGAGCCATCGCGGCAGACTTCGGTGTATCGACAGAAGACACCCTGACAGGGTTCAAATATATTGGCGAAAAAATCGAAGCCTATAAAAAAAGTGGAGCGTACGTCTTCCAATTTGGGTACGAAGAAAGCTACGGGTATTTAATCGGCGATTTTGTCCGGGATAAAGATGCTGTACAAACTGCTTTGCTAATTGCTGACATGTGCGCGTATTACAAATCTCAGCACAAAAGCCTCGCGGACACACTGAATGAGTTATTCAACCGTTACGGTCATTATGCGGAAGAGCTGATTTCTTTCACGTGCAAAGGAGGAGATGGGATGCAAAAAATATCGGCAACGATGCTTTCTCTGCGCAGTCAGCCCCCTGCCCAAATCGCCTCCCACCCCATCCTAGCTATCGAAGATTATACCAGCGGAATCCGCACAGATTGTCAAACAGGTACAACCACACCGCTCACCTTACCTGCCTCGGATACGATCAAATACTTTTTCCACGATCATTCGTGGTTTTGTGTCAGACCCTCAGGTACGGAGCCCAAAATCAAAATTTATTTAGGAGTGAAAGGAACCAATAGTCAAGATAGCCAAGAAAAGCTATTCACCTTGAAGCAAGCTGTCTTGCAGCTACTCGATTTCTAG